A genomic region of Sarcophilus harrisii chromosome 6, mSarHar1.11, whole genome shotgun sequence contains the following coding sequences:
- the ETNPPL gene encoding ethanolamine-phosphate phospho-lyase, translating into MSELYSKTETIKLRKKHIGPSCKVFFAKDPIKIVRAQGQYMFDENGEQYLDCINNVAHVGHSHSEVIKAAVKQMELLNTNSRFLHDSIVEYAKRLSDTLPEKLSVCYFANSGSEANDLALRLARQYRDHQDVITLDHAYHGHLSSLIEISPYKLRKGKDVKKEFVHIAPTPDIYRGKYREDHPDPAGAYADEVKKIIEEAQKCGRKIAAFIAESMQSCGGQVIPPAGYFQKVAEYVHKAGGVVIADEVQVGFGRIGKHFWSFQMHGENFVPDIVTMGKPMGNGHPMSCVVTTQEIAEAFSASGMEYFNTYGGNPVSCAVGLAVLDVIEKEDLQGNATRVGNYLIELLNKQKAKHSLIGDVRGIGFFIGIDLVKNQQKRTPATAEAQHIIYKMKEQRILLSADGPHRNVLKLKPPMCFTKDNAKFMVEQLDKILTALEEATGTRTERLNETSSDSANDSASQSENTNKKRNGYYAEKHTVTGKRIKT; encoded by the exons ATGAGTGAGCTGTACAGCAAAACAGAGACCATCAAACTCAGGAAAAAACACATCGG gCCGTCCTGTAAAGTTTTCTTTGCCAAGGACCCCATCAAGATAGTTCGGGCTCAGGGGCAATACATGTTTGATGAAAATGGGGAACAATACCTGGACTGCATTAATAATGTTGCTCATG TGGGACATAGTCATTCAGAAGTGATTAAAGCTGCTGTGAAGCAGATGGAACTGCTAAATACAAATTCTCGATTCCTTCATGACAGCATTGTTGAGTACGCCAAACGCCTTTCCGACACTTTGCCAGAGAAACTATCTGTTTGCTATTTTGCTAATTCAGG atctgaagCCAATGATCTTGCCTTACGTCTTGCTAGGCAATACAGAGATCACCAAGATGTGATCACACTTGACCA TGCTTATCATGGTCATCTTTCTTCCTTGATTGAAATCAGTCCATATAAATTGAGAAAAGGCAAAGATGTCAAGAAAGAATTTGTGCATATT GCACCAACTCCAGATATCTACCGAGGAAAATATAGAGAGGACCACCCAGATCCAGCTGGTGCTTATGCAGATGAGGTGAAGAAAATTATTGAAGAAGCCCAGAAATGTGGGCGGAAG ATTGCTGCTTTTATTGCCGAGTCCATGCAGAGCTGTGGAGGCCAAGTCATTCCACCAGCAGGCTACTTCCAGAAAGTGGCAGA ATATGTCCACAAAGCAGGAGGTGTAGTTATAGCTGATGAAGTTCAAGTTGGTTTTGGTCGAATTGGGAAACATTTTTGGAGCTTCCAAATGCATGGTGAAAactttgtgccagacattgtTACCATGGGTAAACCGATGGGCAATGGACATCCAATGTCTTGTGTTGTAACGACACAAGAAATTGCAGAAGCCTTCAGTGCTTCTGGAATGGAGTATTTTAACAcg TATGGAGGAAATCCAGTGTCCTGTGCTGTTGGCTTGGCTGTCCTAGATGTAATTGAAAAGGAAGACCTCCAAGGAAATGCCACACGGGTTGGAAATTACCTAATTGAATTACTGAATaagcaaaaagcaaaacattCATTGATCGGGGATGTCAG GGGTATTGGTTTTTTTATTGGAATTGACTTAGTGAAGAATCAACAGAAAAGGACTCCTGCCACTGCTGAAGCACAACATATCATCTATAA GATGAAGGAACAGAGAATACTTCTCAGTGCTGATGGTCCCCATAGGAATGTTCTTAAACTAAAACCACCAATGTGCTTCACAAAGGACAATGCTAAGTTTATGGTGGAACAACTGGATAAAATTCTAACAG CTTTAGAAGAAGCCACAGGAACCAGGACTGAA